Proteins from a single region of Nerophis ophidion isolate RoL-2023_Sa linkage group LG10, RoL_Noph_v1.0, whole genome shotgun sequence:
- the vbp1 gene encoding prefoldin subunit 3 isoform X2, with protein sequence MMAATIDNSNAVQATKKKHLGIPEAVFVEDVDSFMKKPGNETADAALRKLDEQYQKYKYMELNLSQKKLRLKSQIPQIKQTLEILRHMQKKKETTDPMETHFLLADNVYCKASVPPTDKVCLWLGANVMLEYDIDDAQALLEKNLCTASRNLETLEDDLDFLRDQFTTTEVNMARVYNWDVKRRSKENLLKSTDKS encoded by the exons ATGATGGCGGCCACCATAGACAACAGCAATGCCGTGCAGGCGACCAAGAAAAAGCATCTCGGTATTCCCGAGGCGGTGTTCGTG GAGGATGTGGACTCTTTCATGAAGAAGCCGGGCAACGAAACAGCGGACGCGGCTTTAAGGAAGCTGGATGAGCAATACCAGAAGTACAAGTACATGGAGCTTAACCTATCGCAGAAGAAACTACG ATTAAAAAGCCAGATCCCGCAAATAAAACAGACGCTAGAAATCCTGAGGCACATGCAAAAGAAAAAG GAGACCACTGATCCTATGGAGACACACTTCCTGTTAGCCGACAACGTTTACTGCAAAGCCTCAGTACCCCCCACTGACAAAGTCTGCCTATGGTTAGGT GCCAACGTCATGCTGGAGTACGACATTGACGATGCTCAAGCTTTACTAGAGAAGAACCTCTGCACAGCCTCTCGCAACCTGGAGACTCTGGAAGATGACCTAGATTTCCTGCGAGACCAGTTCACCACCACTGAAGTCA ACATGGCGCGAGTCTACAACTGGGACGTGAAGAGGAGGAGCAAGGAGAACCTCCTAAAGTCCACAGACAAGTCTTAA
- the vbp1 gene encoding prefoldin subunit 3 isoform X1, which yields MKKPGNETADAALRKLDEQYQKYKYMELNLSQKKLRLKSQIPQIKQTLEILRHMQKKKETTDPMETHFLLADNVYCKASVPPTDKVCLWLGANVMLEYDIDDAQALLEKNLCTASRNLETLEDDLDFLRDQFTTTEVNMARVYNWDVKRRSKENLLKSTDKS from the exons ATGAAGAAGCCGGGCAACGAAACAGCGGACGCGGCTTTAAGGAAGCTGGATGAGCAATACCAGAAGTACAAGTACATGGAGCTTAACCTATCGCAGAAGAAACTACG ATTAAAAAGCCAGATCCCGCAAATAAAACAGACGCTAGAAATCCTGAGGCACATGCAAAAGAAAAAG GAGACCACTGATCCTATGGAGACACACTTCCTGTTAGCCGACAACGTTTACTGCAAAGCCTCAGTACCCCCCACTGACAAAGTCTGCCTATGGTTAGGT GCCAACGTCATGCTGGAGTACGACATTGACGATGCTCAAGCTTTACTAGAGAAGAACCTCTGCACAGCCTCTCGCAACCTGGAGACTCTGGAAGATGACCTAGATTTCCTGCGAGACCAGTTCACCACCACTGAAGTCA ACATGGCGCGAGTCTACAACTGGGACGTGAAGAGGAGGAGCAAGGAGAACCTCCTAAAGTCCACAGACAAGTCTTAA